In Erythrobacter sp. F6033, a single genomic region encodes these proteins:
- a CDS encoding Hpt domain-containing protein — translation MAYESGALDATLAAAAGDDPALMRDLRSAFVESAFTQLDLLKRSRCDGNWNVAAMRLKGLAASFHAEDLLIAAENALLSAPGEPAAIRDIEVVLNRFAG, via the coding sequence ATGGCTTATGAAAGCGGAGCACTTGATGCCACTTTGGCGGCAGCGGCGGGCGATGACCCGGCGTTGATGCGCGACCTGCGCAGTGCCTTCGTTGAGAGTGCATTCACGCAACTGGATTTGCTCAAACGGTCACGTTGCGATGGCAATTGGAATGTTGCTGCGATGCGCCTGAAGGGCCTTGCCGCGAGCTTTCATGCCGAAGACCTATTGATCGCAGCAGAGAACGCGCTTTTGTCTGCACCCGGCGAGCCGGCGGCCATCCGTGACATAGAGGTTGTCCTCAACCGTTTCGCTGGCTGA
- the gltX gene encoding glutamate--tRNA ligase, giving the protein MASESSNVSSKVVTRFAPSPTGFLHIGGARTALFNWLYARHHGGKALLRIEDTDKKRSTQEAIDAILDGLEWLGLDYDEAPTFQSAQADRHVEVAQKLLDAGHAYRCFATPEELEQMRAEQRANKQPMRYDGRWRDRDPSEAPEGAPFTVRLKTPQSGETTIVDEVQGTVSVKNDELDDYIILRADGSPTYMLAVVVDDHDMGVTHVIRGDDHLNNAFRQLPIYRAMEEIEGGWPDPSYAHIPLIHGSDGAKLSKRHGALGVEAYRDEMGVLPDALFNYLLRLGWGYGDREEITRSEAIELFDLSGVGKSPSRFDTKKLENLNGHYIREADDELLAGLAVEHIVGEADTALLAKAMPVLKTRAKSIHEVAEGAGFLFATRPLEMTEKAAKLLDDDGRARLSSISDALKRENDWTIEALEATTKSLAEELELGLGKLAQPMRAALTGTTTSPGIFDVLVLLGREEALARLDAQAA; this is encoded by the coding sequence ATGGCAAGTGAAAGCAGCAATGTTTCCAGTAAAGTGGTTACGCGATTTGCTCCGTCTCCTACAGGTTTTCTTCATATCGGAGGGGCACGTACTGCGCTTTTCAATTGGCTTTACGCACGGCACCACGGTGGCAAAGCGCTGCTTCGGATCGAAGATACTGACAAGAAGAGGTCCACTCAGGAGGCGATTGACGCAATTCTTGATGGACTGGAATGGCTTGGCCTCGACTATGACGAGGCACCAACGTTTCAATCTGCCCAAGCTGATCGGCATGTCGAAGTTGCTCAGAAGCTTCTCGATGCAGGTCACGCATATCGATGTTTCGCGACGCCCGAAGAACTTGAGCAAATGCGCGCAGAGCAGAGAGCGAACAAGCAGCCGATGCGTTATGATGGACGCTGGCGCGATCGCGATCCTTCAGAGGCTCCGGAAGGCGCGCCTTTCACAGTCCGCTTGAAAACCCCGCAATCGGGCGAAACGACCATTGTGGACGAAGTCCAAGGCACAGTTTCAGTAAAGAATGACGAGTTAGATGATTATATCATCCTACGCGCGGATGGATCGCCGACCTATATGCTCGCCGTTGTGGTGGACGATCATGATATGGGCGTGACCCACGTCATTCGCGGCGACGATCATCTCAACAACGCCTTCAGGCAGCTACCAATCTATCGGGCGATGGAAGAGATCGAAGGCGGTTGGCCAGATCCCAGCTACGCCCACATCCCCCTTATTCATGGCTCAGACGGCGCGAAGCTCTCAAAACGCCATGGGGCGCTGGGTGTAGAGGCGTATCGCGACGAAATGGGCGTCCTGCCGGATGCGCTCTTCAATTATCTCCTCCGCCTTGGTTGGGGCTATGGCGATCGGGAAGAAATCACCCGCAGCGAAGCAATCGAACTGTTCGATCTTTCCGGCGTCGGCAAAAGCCCATCTCGTTTCGACACGAAGAAGCTCGAAAACCTCAACGGTCACTACATCCGAGAGGCAGATGATGAATTGCTGGCTGGCCTTGCAGTGGAGCACATTGTGGGGGAAGCCGATACTGCGTTGCTTGCCAAAGCGATGCCGGTTCTGAAAACCCGTGCGAAGAGCATTCACGAAGTCGCTGAAGGTGCGGGCTTTCTTTTTGCCACGCGGCCTCTCGAAATGACGGAAAAAGCGGCAAAATTGCTGGATGATGATGGTCGAGCGCGATTGTCATCCATTTCGGACGCTCTGAAACGCGAAAATGACTGGACAATCGAAGCTCTCGAAGCCACTACCAAATCGCTTGCAGAGGAACTGGAATTGGGCCTTGGTAAGTTGGCGCAGCCAATGCGAGCTGCCCTCACTGGGACGACAACCTCGCCCGGAATTTTCGATGTTCTGGTCCTTTTGGGACGGGAAGAAGCCCTTGCCCGGCTCGACGCACAAGCTGCGTGA
- a CDS encoding HAMP domain-containing sensor histidine kinase encodes MANTMENPEKILIARGLTDAQDRLITADDVLAELQENCGGDLPGVLAIPELLNLVEQSREMGLRIAREFRAYDGAEEVSGFVRIHPIDEEIGGGCELLIENWLRRPPKARSNRELAEQLDAVDRAAAEVIARLDEEQHVQLLDAAAHDVSEFVAGVSADPGKVWTDYVKLRGVAHQQPLHWRLLDGVQCDVPGSDRSWRARLLPIGFAGNAPRGFELLLVADQPTIDTKGAEETQYSPQTRLIGSALTPVLRQPIARIIANAETIRAKLAGPLKAEYSEYAGNIAAAGQHLSAMLDDLTDLEVVEAPSFSTIGEKVDLVDAAKRAAGILGVRAQNRSIAIDILDESENVIAKAEFRRVLQILINLVGNAIAYSPEGSTVTIATAENYAGVVSVSVSDEGAGIREDQADKIFDKFERLGRESSGGPSAGSGLGLYISRKLALAMDGDLTFAPASANSDAPGAEFTLTLSAAE; translated from the coding sequence TTGGCTAACACCATGGAGAACCCGGAAAAAATCTTGATCGCTAGAGGTCTCACAGATGCGCAGGATCGGTTGATTACTGCGGATGATGTTCTGGCGGAGCTGCAAGAAAACTGCGGGGGTGACCTGCCCGGTGTCTTGGCAATTCCAGAATTGCTCAATCTTGTGGAACAGTCCCGTGAAATGGGCCTGAGGATTGCGCGTGAGTTTCGCGCATATGATGGCGCAGAAGAGGTCAGCGGATTTGTCCGCATACATCCCATTGACGAAGAAATTGGCGGCGGATGCGAGCTCTTGATTGAGAATTGGTTGCGCCGTCCGCCCAAAGCGCGTTCCAATCGCGAGTTGGCGGAGCAACTGGATGCAGTGGACCGCGCGGCCGCAGAGGTCATTGCCCGGTTAGACGAAGAGCAACATGTTCAACTTCTTGATGCCGCGGCCCATGACGTTTCTGAGTTCGTTGCTGGCGTATCAGCGGATCCCGGCAAGGTCTGGACGGATTATGTGAAACTTCGCGGGGTTGCTCATCAACAACCGCTGCATTGGCGCCTGCTCGACGGCGTTCAGTGCGATGTACCTGGTTCTGACCGTTCGTGGCGGGCGCGTCTTTTGCCAATCGGTTTCGCTGGCAATGCGCCGCGCGGATTTGAGCTGCTGCTTGTGGCCGATCAACCGACTATCGATACAAAGGGCGCAGAAGAGACACAATACAGCCCCCAGACGCGATTGATCGGAAGCGCGCTCACACCGGTTCTTCGTCAGCCAATTGCTCGCATTATCGCCAATGCTGAAACCATCCGAGCCAAATTGGCGGGTCCACTCAAGGCAGAATATAGCGAATATGCAGGGAACATAGCGGCAGCCGGGCAGCATCTTTCCGCTATGCTTGATGATCTAACTGACCTTGAGGTTGTCGAGGCTCCAAGTTTCTCAACAATCGGCGAAAAGGTCGATTTAGTTGATGCAGCAAAGCGTGCCGCAGGGATCCTGGGGGTTCGAGCTCAAAACCGCTCCATTGCAATTGATATTCTCGACGAATCCGAAAACGTGATCGCCAAGGCCGAGTTTCGAAGAGTCTTGCAGATACTCATCAATCTTGTTGGCAATGCGATTGCCTACTCCCCGGAGGGAAGCACCGTCACAATTGCCACTGCTGAAAACTATGCCGGCGTGGTTTCGGTATCTGTTTCAGACGAAGGGGCAGGCATTCGGGAGGACCAAGCGGACAAGATCTTCGACAAATTTGAACGACTTGGTCGAGAAAGTAGTGGCGGGCCAAGTGCGGGCTCTGGGCTCGGACTTTATATTTCGCGCAAATTGGCTTTGGCGATGGATGGTGATCTGACGTTCGCTCCGGCATCGGCGAATAGTGACGCGCCTGGCGCGGAATTTACACTCACGCTTTCGGCTGCCGAATAG
- a CDS encoding ATPase, with protein MSKKNQIIRAVGQEADISGETVFEAEHEIEPAEYESDAEAFDEYADEDDHAPHRFRWFFPALAILTVVGWTALYGWAIRGELMAAASSSPAQWTRWIIDWSVPVLLVAVTWLIAMRNSRAEAQRFASTASMLSEESARLEERLNVVNRELSLAREFLGAQSLELESLGRVASEKISSHASELQDLIKANGKQVDRIGSASETALSNMTRLRDDLPVVANSARDVSNQVGNAGRTAQEQLEKLVSGFERLNQFGSASEKQVTVLGKKVGETLIGFEAQLSQIEGLVANRFTALQTEAGVYRDEINEAEQAALSTLSERITLLQSDTKAVSARLAEAETSAIEKLQRSKTRVEAEISEMAAQLDSLDEKALEAAKKRIGEFETEAGRLDELLSSRDARFVEEMERKQAAFETREAQATEVLAQRLADLDEAIAERRETQSAETEKLVAHSQNMTEQLDELSALIGKISDQGDATRESLTTGLDDLDNRLEAKRATLVETEAQLEKLTEASVRLLEIIQSGAKHSREDLPAAIKTAADDLGAVETRASELSALMFETNKQGNDLSSYLVQTREDVAAADASIEELQGKLAAQTEDTLAKLQGLRSGLASLTNDSKTLAEETQETLRGALEQLEVSTKAAFTALDDGAREKVTALADGIGQEAIEALERSLRTSSAETIGKLEQAAAHASGVGREATVQLRDQLVKVNELTGNLEQRISDAREHAEEQVNNDFARRMSLITDSLNSNAIDIASALSEEVSDTAWDAYLKGDRGIFTRRAVRLIEGGEAREIADLYQRDEAFKGNVSRFIHDFEKMLRSMLSTRDGNALGVTVLGSDMGKLYVVLAQSIERFRN; from the coding sequence ATGAGCAAAAAGAACCAAATCATCAGAGCCGTCGGCCAAGAAGCCGATATTAGCGGTGAAACCGTGTTTGAGGCGGAGCACGAAATTGAGCCTGCTGAATATGAGTCGGATGCAGAAGCGTTCGATGAATACGCGGATGAGGACGATCATGCCCCACACCGGTTCCGGTGGTTTTTTCCAGCACTCGCGATCCTAACAGTTGTGGGTTGGACCGCTCTCTATGGTTGGGCAATTCGAGGGGAATTGATGGCAGCCGCTAGCTCAAGCCCGGCGCAATGGACCCGCTGGATTATCGACTGGTCTGTTCCCGTTCTGCTCGTTGCCGTTACCTGGCTGATCGCGATGCGCAATTCCCGCGCTGAAGCACAGCGGTTTGCGAGCACCGCTTCAATGCTGAGCGAAGAAAGTGCAAGATTGGAAGAACGATTGAACGTGGTCAATCGAGAGCTAAGCTTAGCGCGCGAATTTCTGGGCGCTCAATCGCTTGAACTCGAATCCCTCGGCCGTGTCGCTAGCGAAAAAATCTCATCGCATGCGTCCGAGTTGCAAGATCTGATCAAAGCCAATGGCAAACAGGTCGACCGGATTGGGAGCGCAAGCGAAACAGCTCTGAGCAATATGACGAGGCTTCGAGATGATCTCCCAGTGGTTGCAAACTCCGCGCGCGATGTGTCCAACCAGGTCGGCAACGCTGGCAGGACGGCTCAAGAGCAACTCGAAAAGCTCGTTTCTGGCTTCGAGCGACTGAATCAGTTTGGTAGCGCAAGCGAGAAACAAGTTACCGTTCTCGGCAAGAAAGTTGGTGAGACCCTGATCGGGTTTGAAGCGCAATTGAGCCAGATTGAAGGCCTTGTCGCCAATCGTTTCACAGCATTGCAAACCGAAGCCGGAGTGTATCGCGACGAGATTAATGAAGCCGAACAAGCAGCGCTCAGCACGTTGAGCGAGCGGATTACTCTGCTTCAAAGCGATACAAAAGCGGTTTCAGCCCGTCTCGCGGAAGCGGAAACGTCTGCAATCGAGAAGCTTCAGCGGTCAAAAACCCGAGTTGAAGCCGAAATTTCGGAAATGGCGGCGCAACTTGATAGTTTGGACGAGAAAGCGCTCGAAGCGGCCAAGAAACGAATTGGTGAGTTCGAAACCGAGGCGGGTCGTCTCGATGAGCTTCTATCCAGTAGAGACGCCCGCTTTGTCGAAGAAATGGAACGGAAGCAGGCTGCTTTCGAAACCCGCGAAGCCCAGGCGACCGAAGTGTTGGCACAGCGCTTGGCTGACCTCGATGAAGCAATTGCAGAGCGACGTGAAACCCAGTCAGCCGAGACTGAGAAGCTCGTCGCCCATTCACAAAATATGACTGAGCAGCTCGATGAATTGAGCGCCCTGATCGGAAAAATCTCGGATCAAGGCGACGCAACGCGAGAGAGCCTCACCACTGGTCTGGATGATTTGGACAATAGGCTTGAGGCCAAACGTGCGACGCTGGTCGAAACTGAGGCTCAGCTGGAGAAATTGACCGAGGCCAGCGTCCGCTTGCTCGAAATCATTCAATCCGGCGCAAAGCATAGCCGCGAAGACCTGCCTGCGGCGATCAAGACTGCAGCGGATGATCTTGGCGCTGTAGAAACACGGGCGTCCGAGCTAAGCGCGTTGATGTTCGAGACAAACAAACAAGGCAATGATCTCAGTAGCTATCTCGTCCAAACGCGAGAAGACGTCGCTGCGGCCGACGCATCAATAGAAGAGCTGCAAGGCAAACTGGCGGCGCAAACGGAAGACACGCTGGCCAAGTTGCAGGGGCTTCGCAGTGGCCTCGCATCGCTAACCAACGACAGCAAGACACTTGCCGAAGAAACGCAGGAGACTCTGCGTGGTGCCCTCGAGCAGCTGGAAGTATCAACGAAAGCGGCGTTCACAGCATTGGATGACGGCGCGCGCGAGAAAGTGACCGCGCTTGCGGACGGTATAGGCCAAGAAGCCATCGAAGCGCTTGAACGGTCGTTGAGAACGTCGAGCGCTGAAACGATCGGAAAACTTGAGCAAGCTGCAGCGCATGCGTCGGGCGTAGGGCGCGAAGCAACTGTGCAATTGCGGGATCAGTTGGTTAAGGTGAATGAGCTCACTGGCAACCTTGAGCAGCGTATTTCCGATGCACGAGAACACGCTGAGGAGCAGGTCAATAATGACTTCGCACGCCGTATGTCGTTGATCACCGATAGCCTGAATTCAAACGCCATAGACATCGCCTCCGCGCTTTCTGAAGAAGTTTCAGACACCGCCTGGGATGCGTATCTAAAAGGTGATCGTGGCATTTTCACACGGCGCGCTGTGCGGCTAATTGAAGGCGGTGAAGCCCGCGAGATTGCCGATCTTTATCAACGTGATGAAGCATTCAAAGGCAATGTCAGCCGGTTCATCCATGACTTTGAAAAGATGCTGAGATCCATGCTCTCTACGCGCGATGGCAATGCACTCGGTGTGACCGTGCTGGGGTCAGATATGGGTAAGCTCTATGTTGTGCTGGCCCAATCCATAGAGCGTTTCCGCAACTAG
- a CDS encoding citrate synthase — MADQNAKLEVGGEAFEFPVLQGSTGPDVVDIRKLYGQTGKFTFDPGYKSTASCESALTYIDGQEGILLHRGYPIGQLAEHSSFMETSYLLLNGELPTSEELDDFTYTITRHTMLHDQMRQFYQGFRRDAHPMAIMCGVVGALSAFYHDSTDISDPEHRKISSHRLIAKMPTIAASAYKYSIGQPMMQPDNSLSYTGNFLRMTFGVPAEEYEVIPAVEKAMDRIFILHADHEQNASTSTVRLAGSSGANPFACISAGIACLWGPAHGGANEAALNMLREIGTPDRIPHYIERAKDKNDPFRLMGFGHRVYKNYDPRATVMQKTVREVFEALNVTDPVFETALALEEMALNDPYFQEKKLFPNVDFYSGVILSAIGFPTTMFTALFALARTVGWVAQWNEMISDPAQVIGRPRQLYTGPTQRDYVPLSNR; from the coding sequence TTGGCAGATCAAAACGCCAAACTCGAAGTAGGCGGTGAAGCATTTGAATTCCCCGTTCTTCAGGGAAGCACCGGCCCGGATGTGGTCGATATCCGTAAACTTTATGGCCAGACTGGCAAATTCACGTTTGATCCTGGCTATAAGTCGACGGCCAGCTGCGAGAGCGCGCTGACTTATATCGATGGGCAAGAAGGTATTCTGCTACACCGCGGTTATCCGATTGGCCAACTCGCCGAGCATTCCAGCTTTATGGAAACGTCCTACCTACTCCTGAACGGTGAATTGCCAACCAGCGAAGAACTGGATGATTTCACATACACGATCACGCGGCACACAATGCTGCATGACCAAATGCGCCAGTTTTATCAGGGTTTCCGCCGCGACGCGCACCCTATGGCCATCATGTGCGGCGTTGTTGGAGCGCTATCGGCTTTCTACCACGACAGCACCGACATCTCCGATCCCGAGCATCGCAAGATTAGCTCGCATCGTTTGATCGCGAAAATGCCTACGATTGCTGCGAGTGCGTATAAGTACTCCATCGGTCAACCGATGATGCAGCCGGACAACTCGCTCAGCTACACTGGCAACTTCCTGCGTATGACTTTCGGCGTTCCAGCAGAGGAATACGAAGTCATTCCGGCAGTTGAGAAGGCGATGGACCGGATTTTCATCCTTCATGCCGATCACGAGCAGAACGCTTCAACATCCACCGTTCGCCTTGCTGGCTCATCCGGAGCAAACCCGTTTGCCTGCATTTCAGCTGGTATTGCGTGTTTGTGGGGCCCCGCGCATGGCGGCGCCAACGAAGCCGCGCTCAACATGCTGCGCGAGATTGGCACGCCTGATCGTATCCCGCACTATATCGAGCGGGCCAAGGACAAGAACGATCCGTTCCGCCTGATGGGCTTCGGTCACCGTGTTTACAAAAACTACGATCCGCGTGCGACTGTAATGCAGAAGACTGTGCGTGAGGTTTTTGAGGCTCTCAACGTCACAGACCCAGTGTTCGAAACCGCACTTGCTCTGGAAGAAATGGCTCTAAACGATCCGTATTTCCAAGAGAAAAAGCTATTCCCGAACGTGGATTTCTATTCTGGCGTAATTCTGTCAGCGATTGGCTTCCCTACCACGATGTTCACGGCACTCTTTGCGCTCGCTCGGACAGTGGGCTGGGTCGCGCAGTGGAACGAGATGATCTCGGATCCAGCTCAGGTTATCGGTCGCCCTCGTCAGCTCTACACCGGGCCAACGCAGCGCGATTACGTGCCTCTTAGCAACCGCTAA
- a CDS encoding ComEC/Rec2 family competence protein — protein sequence MREPPIVPLGNEVSETDIADDVALQRPWQRGAGLSSLLKPGFLLRAGDAAENFLSRSGFDRAPWLAVAFGGGILTWFALKNPWQWTATIGVCILISLAGLAAWRGDDTRGHLRSAMIAVSLVFAAGLSTIWVRSELVGAEPYERRAVERIQGYVLEREDQPAQERTRLTLAIRDPEAGVARKIRINVPTETLTGAEETGIPLVEGAVIKARVRLMPPASPMLPGSYDFARAAWFKGLAATGSVIGPIEIIESASKTGRIPAIQRMLSSRVRERVDGSAGTIAAAFASGDRGAIAEADEEAMRDAGLTHLLSISGLHVSAVIAGAYFLALKLFALFPPIALRIRLPIIAASVGALSGIGYTLLTGAEVPTVRSCAAAMLVLIALAMGRDALSLRMVAAAAVFVLLLWPESIVGPSFQMSFSAVIAIVALHSSSPAKRFLAPREEPWWRRSGRQIMMLFVTGMVIEIALMPIVLFHFHRAGVYGAFANVVAIPMVTFISMPLIAIGLFLDLIGLGKPVWWLVQQSLDALLAIAHFTSSQPGAVKLMPQMGYGTIALFVVGSLWLALWNGSARLLGILPVSLAAAMLIRTPIPDVLIGREGKHVGITVEDPNGGRRLLSLRDSRSSYSRDNLLELASITSDPVPIADWPGARCSYEFCVLEIERGGRTWVLMLARNRDLVEERALAAACERSDIVVADRYLPMSCSPRWLKADRRMLEETGGLSLILVNGRIDSVASRQGEHGWWRGEGD from the coding sequence ATGCGTGAGCCGCCAATAGTACCATTGGGCAACGAGGTTTCCGAAACCGACATTGCCGATGATGTTGCACTGCAGCGCCCTTGGCAAAGGGGCGCGGGCCTGTCCAGTCTATTGAAGCCTGGATTCCTGCTCAGAGCAGGGGACGCGGCAGAAAATTTTCTTAGCAGATCAGGCTTTGATCGTGCGCCATGGCTTGCAGTGGCGTTTGGTGGCGGGATTTTGACGTGGTTCGCCCTTAAAAATCCGTGGCAATGGACCGCCACAATCGGCGTTTGCATTCTCATTTCACTAGCGGGCTTGGCTGCTTGGAGAGGCGACGATACGCGCGGACATCTGCGGTCGGCCATGATTGCTGTTAGTTTGGTATTTGCAGCGGGCCTCAGCACGATCTGGGTAAGGTCCGAATTGGTTGGCGCCGAGCCATACGAGCGTCGGGCCGTTGAACGGATCCAGGGCTATGTTCTCGAACGGGAGGATCAGCCAGCGCAGGAGCGCACTCGTCTAACGCTGGCAATCAGAGACCCCGAAGCGGGCGTTGCTCGCAAGATTCGGATCAATGTTCCAACGGAAACGCTGACCGGGGCCGAGGAGACGGGAATACCTTTAGTTGAAGGGGCAGTCATCAAGGCCCGTGTACGGTTGATGCCTCCGGCTAGCCCAATGCTTCCAGGGTCTTATGACTTTGCACGCGCGGCGTGGTTTAAAGGTCTTGCTGCAACTGGAAGCGTCATCGGGCCAATTGAAATCATTGAAAGCGCGTCGAAAACAGGGCGAATTCCAGCCATTCAAAGGATGCTGTCGTCACGTGTCCGCGAGAGAGTGGACGGTTCTGCGGGCACAATTGCCGCGGCATTTGCAAGTGGAGATCGCGGCGCCATTGCTGAAGCCGATGAGGAGGCAATGCGCGACGCAGGCCTCACGCATCTTCTGTCTATAAGTGGATTGCATGTGAGCGCGGTGATCGCCGGCGCATATTTTCTTGCGCTCAAATTGTTCGCATTGTTTCCGCCAATTGCGCTTAGAATTCGGCTGCCGATTATCGCCGCCAGTGTGGGGGCGCTTTCCGGCATCGGCTATACGTTGCTTACTGGTGCTGAAGTTCCAACGGTTAGGAGCTGCGCTGCGGCAATGCTGGTGTTGATTGCTCTCGCGATGGGTCGCGATGCGCTTTCATTAAGAATGGTGGCGGCCGCTGCGGTATTTGTTTTGTTGCTATGGCCAGAGAGCATTGTCGGACCAAGTTTTCAGATGAGCTTTTCCGCCGTGATCGCAATTGTGGCTTTGCATTCCTCATCACCTGCGAAACGCTTTCTAGCTCCGAGAGAGGAACCGTGGTGGCGGCGGAGCGGGCGACAAATCATGATGCTGTTTGTGACCGGCATGGTCATAGAAATCGCGCTCATGCCGATTGTGCTGTTCCACTTTCACAGAGCCGGTGTGTACGGGGCGTTTGCAAATGTCGTTGCGATCCCAATGGTCACATTCATTTCGATGCCCCTGATTGCAATTGGCTTATTTCTCGATTTGATCGGGCTTGGCAAACCGGTTTGGTGGCTGGTTCAACAGTCACTTGATGCGCTGTTGGCGATTGCCCACTTCACTTCATCCCAGCCAGGTGCAGTGAAATTGATGCCGCAAATGGGGTACGGCACGATTGCGCTATTCGTTGTCGGCTCTTTGTGGTTGGCGCTTTGGAACGGTTCGGCTCGATTACTCGGAATTTTGCCCGTCTCGTTGGCTGCGGCCATGCTAATTCGCACCCCCATTCCGGATGTGCTGATCGGCCGCGAAGGTAAGCATGTTGGAATAACCGTTGAGGATCCAAATGGAGGACGCAGGTTGCTGTCACTTCGTGACAGTCGGTCATCCTATTCCCGAGACAATTTGCTTGAATTGGCGAGTATCACCAGCGATCCGGTCCCAATCGCCGACTGGCCTGGGGCACGCTGCTCATATGAATTCTGTGTCTTAGAGATCGAAAGAGGAGGAAGAACGTGGGTGCTTATGCTGGCGCGCAACAGGGACCTTGTTGAAGAACGTGCCCTTGCTGCGGCCTGCGAACGATCAGATATCGTCGTGGCAGACCGCTATCTTCCTATGTCCTGCTCACCGCGCTGGTTGAAGGCTGACAGGAGAATGCTGGAGGAAACCGGCGGTCTATCGCTCATCCTAGTGAACGGACGGATAGACAGCGTTGCATCGCGACAAGGCGAACACGGGTGGTGGCGCGGGGAGGGTGACTGA
- the lexA gene encoding transcriptional repressor LexA, whose translation MLTAKQHELIRFIQQRLDESGISPSFEEMKEALDLKSKSGVHRLISALEERGFIRRLPNRARALEVIKMPEDATPTPRSSLAANDTIVAGNAAMRAAPEPANDVIEIPLHGRIAAGAPIEALEGQNSLPVPAALLGPGEHYALEVSGDSMVEAGIFDGDFALVRRTDSARDGEIVVALVRGEEATLKYLHKEGASVRLDPANAAYDPQVYGSNEVQVQGKLAGLLRRYH comes from the coding sequence ATGCTGACGGCAAAGCAGCACGAATTAATCCGGTTTATCCAACAACGGCTTGACGAATCCGGCATTTCACCAAGCTTCGAAGAAATGAAAGAGGCGCTCGACCTTAAGAGTAAGTCGGGTGTTCATAGATTGATCTCAGCTCTTGAAGAACGCGGTTTTATTCGGCGTCTTCCCAATCGCGCTCGCGCGCTTGAAGTCATCAAGATGCCAGAGGACGCGACCCCGACGCCGCGTAGCTCTTTAGCCGCCAATGACACTATCGTAGCGGGCAATGCTGCGATGAGGGCTGCCCCGGAACCCGCGAATGATGTGATTGAGATTCCACTTCATGGGCGGATTGCGGCTGGTGCACCGATTGAGGCTCTCGAAGGTCAAAACTCACTCCCAGTCCCAGCTGCTCTGCTTGGTCCGGGCGAGCATTACGCTCTTGAGGTGTCTGGTGACTCGATGGTCGAGGCTGGCATTTTCGATGGTGACTTTGCGCTTGTGCGCCGCACCGACAGCGCGCGGGACGGTGAGATTGTCGTTGCGCTAGTGCGCGGTGAAGAGGCGACTTTGAAGTATCTTCACAAAGAAGGTGCTAGCGTCAGATTGGATCCAGCAAACGCTGCCTATGACCCTCAAGTCTACGGCTCAAACGAGGTGCAGGTTCAGGGCAAATTGGCTGGCCTGCTCCGTCGGTATCATTGA